The following is a genomic window from Episyrphus balteatus chromosome 1, idEpiBalt1.1, whole genome shotgun sequence.
TTTCCTTATAAAGGATAATAtttgcgcaaaattttaaacgatttagtaaattgctaaagccatttagtcagttactaagttaaaaatccgtattatatttagttttgatgtttttaaacaaattctaaacaatttaagaACAAGTtgatttggtagcacagatttaaatctgttgaaaaagttaagcccagagaattctccaaggggctaaagtgttgttgtatttaacatgtaaattgcttagctgtgttttttttgtccagtggtaataaaaaacacacctcaTATATTATTGCatacttttcttattaaattttttgaagattcatttttatatataaattactaaagttttaattatttttcaaaaatatttaccattaaaaacctCTTCTTacctaatatttttaaatgtattgATTTATCGTACACAAAATTAACATACAAAACTTGACATAGTAAGTAAGTGATCAAATAAGCGGCAAATTTTGTGAGaagatgattttaaaaaattgagcaaaaaaaaaattaaaaaagagttttcaACATGTTAAAAAGCGTGTGCTTTTAACATACTccaaaaccctttttttaattttctgcagAATTCTGTagaacagaattatgaaaaaccgaatttttaaaagcagaattttgaaaaacagaaatttgaaaagcagaattttgaaataagaatTTTGACTCCAGCTGAATCTCTTAATCATCTTATTTCTTTCGGAAAATTATccataaaaaactatttttcattttaaaaaaattacatttttgttgtttttttttttgataaataaaatctttgagtttttttttttgaaattgtggttttaggtgttgggtcaaaattctgacttcaaaattctgctttttgaacaaaaattctgatttttaaaattctgctctTTTTCTattcttaatttcaaaattcttctttaacctgttttatgaaaaaaaaaatgttttcttggctaaatttttttcgaattcctcAATTTGTTCGCTTTCCTTTTTTTGACTCAGATAAATATCTCCTACGAATATGTATAAATCTTGTAtgtatgtcaaatttgcgtATGTAGGTACACGACCGCATCTATACACATTTATGTAGTTTTTGAGCAAATTAATTAGAATGTAGAAAATTTCTCTACTAACTGAACATGAACACTCACATATTTTTAATacgaagttattttttttaaagtaaattccTCGCAAATTGctcaaattataataattattatttttttaaatttaacaagaacttaattttttaatgattttctttGTAATTTTTGCCTACTTTCGACTTGAGAAAATTATATAGATTTACACCTATCAAAACTTTAGCCCATTCTGAAAGCCCCTCTAAAGCCAAAATCACCCATTAATTGCAATAATATTTACCTATTTAACTTTTAATAAATGcaccaaaattttataaaaaaaaatgtttaggtaatatttttattaaactttattaTGAACTTACAAGAGTTTCTCCAGATCCAGAACTTTCCTTCTTAATTCGTCCTCTAATGACAAGCTTTTTTGCATTCAACAAGCGTTCACGTCGTTCCAACAACGATCCAACTTTCATTTCATGTAATTTACCCAATAATTCTGGATGTCTtctctgtaatttttttttattaaaaaaaaaaattagttttattataaaatctaccaatgtcctttttttataaaaaaaaactgctagatacattatttttaatttaaaattttggctaagccaaaaaaacttactttaatATGCATGTGAAAATTTCCTGTAGAACGAACACTACCCCGATAGACCCGATCTGCCGGGCAACTGGAACATCTCACCGTAACATTATCTCCATGTTGggttaaaatttcataaagttCCCCATTTAAGATATATGGAATGCTAGGATCTTTCAGGGATTTTACTTTAACTCTTGCCGAGATAGATGATTccatttttattcaaagaaaaatataaaatatttaactttactATAAAATACTCCTAGGTAATAtgagattaaaacaaaaaccctGTTTTAAGAACTTAAGGTATTTAGTACCTCACGCGTGGATTAAGTAAGTTAAACTGCCTAAAATCGAATGCGTAAATACGAAGGGCAATGAACAATCTGCAAGCTCACTAGTTCATGGTTGCCACTTGTGGATAAAATTAAGCTTACCAAGATTACGTTTCagaacttttaagcttatagtTAAAAAAGTGTTGATAAATaggaaaagctaaaaaaaaaaatggcgtctACGAGCTTAGAGCTAGTACCAGATCGCTCTTAATTTTAgctgacatttttttctttgtttttcctGACTTATTTTTTGTCCTCTTGATTGTGATATAAAAAATGAGACAATTTTGTATGGTaactaaaatttagctcgatctgcgtagtaggctttaaagttcaaatatctAAACACTTAGTTTCAGTACGATCAATTTCGAGATTCCAACTGAAATTTGCttatcagaaaaatttgatctcGGAATTAGCTCAGAGTTAACCTAAAAAATTTGATGAGGTTATATTAGGGGTAAAGTTATATGTGTGAAagatgtttttcaaattaatctaTGCCAAGGCTAagattttattgtttattgcCTTATtgggcaaattttgttttaacttccaatttaaaatgttatatgaaaaattgccaagttttttcttggaaatttttcatataacattttaaaatttaattgacaaAAATCTAAAACCAAATCTACGAACTTGGTACACCTTTATATCTCAGAGCATTTTGTGCCAGACTTATTTAAACATAAAGCTGCGTCCACATTATGTTGATCAACACCCTTGGTCAACAAAATGGAGTAAATGTGGACGTGTTGCTCAATAGTGCTGCTCAACTTTTGTTGACCCGAACGCAACCCGATTGAAATCGGTAAAGATtatcgaaaatgacttttggtATTGTGAATTTCTATCGATCGACAACTTTTGTCGAAAATCGATCATCGAAAATGAATTTTGGTGTCTTGAAATTGTATTGTGAAcgaaatgttttgttttatcgTTCGATCTTTTTCGTTTACAATTGCTTTCGACTCAAATCGAGTTTATAGTTCACAATAGCTAATAGCAAATATCTTTGTCGAACATCTTTGTGTAGGTATTTAGCAATACCAAAACAGATATTTATCGATTCGATCGACTTTTATCGCATTGAAAGTTGAACGACACTCGCAATAAGGGCCAATAAACTTAAAAGAACTTGGCTCATTTCATGCTTCATACTTCTATTGAGATTTTATTACTCTTCAAAGTCTTGTAGAATTTTAAATCTATTGATATTTGgctataatatttgataaatATATGTAGAGCGAAAACGTACAGCTGCCATGCCCTCTGGATAGAAAAtctcaaactaaaaaattttcttctgtATAATTCTACGAAAGTGAGAAGTACTCTGTAATGATTGattgaaaaaacttaaatttaaaattatgttccTTTGAATAAACTACCAACTCAGTCATTCTACaaagttgagaaaaaaattattttttttatgaaaaaaactcgTTACTTATATCTTctatcaaattaatttatttaaccaAAGTGGTAATCATTCCCATTTTGCGTTGTGGCTCTTTAGTTTTTAAAGTTCCGCTAGATGAAAATATAGCTACATAGAAAATATAGTtacatatattttgttgctatGATGGTAATATCTATTAGTTGACCGTTTATCTCTTTTCAATGCACTTGACTCGTTGTTCTCTTTGCAAAAGAAgttcaaagtcaaagttcaTGTATGTCTTATTATGTATCCCTTTAAGTATGTAGGTGATGACTACCTCCGCTCATACTACGAAAAGTATATTCTCAAGGTTTTTTACATAAACCGTTattatttaaaagaagaaacaaaaaaaaatgagaaaagataACGATAGaacaaatgtaaaattttttgtaggtatttacACCTTAGTATAGTGTGTCACAATTCATAGATGAGTTGATggatatgtatttgttttttcaattttttttttggcaaaactaGGGTAAAATTAGACTTAGTGGCTTGGGTtagtaatattttgtttttaaactgaaCGCTAAAAATGTTTTCGCTATTTTTTCAATGAAAGAATATTGGATGGGTattcattttttacttttccattttttttttattgataacactgtgcaagtcgaaatcttTGACAAGTGCGCTGTCGGCTGGTTCCCCCTATTTCGGATTTTTCGATTTACGACtgcgaacaaatttttttcgaaagttttttttcaataaaattaagcattttgcccggtttaaagtcatttttcttgtttataccgataaatcgaaaaactaatgatgccaatcgatttctcaggtccgaaataggggggaacagtcaacagcgcacttgtctcaaaattttttttgaaaaaacacttgcacagtgtaattacCTGAAcctcaatacaaaaattcattaaaaatttacttACTGAATTCTCCAATGCTCCTGCTtcgtttaattaataaaattttttatgtatctcacagttattataaaaaaactatttgcctcaaaaaattgaaactacattattatttcagatttttggttttattattcgcagaaaattcataaatccattttgaaaaaatttatttaatttatgttttaaaaaatcttagtttttaagttaatatTACTAAAACTTTTTGGAGCAaattttttcgttgaaatcggtctAGTTGTTTACCAGAaagtcaaaaatcaagaaaaaggcTTTAGCTTTATGATAGGAACCTTAAATaactgttataaaaaaatatttatttttattttaaaagaagaatcTTATGACCGACAGagtacatgttttttttaaatcaaaatcgtttgaaaCGTTTGGAGAAAAACGTTCATAAGGCAGACACCAGACACATTTAATTTTGATCATTAAAAAtagcactggtcaacaaggtttttgttagagcagctaaaatataaatttttttataggtttgtAAATGGAATGTAAATGGAACgtttgtgtcaaaattttaaagtgattggtaaagaacttttcgaaatttgcttttaaaagcaaatgaacacgagatataccaaacacgctGATTTCAGATTaagatttctcgaagaagaaaagacattaaaaagatttaaacggatttggATAGACAATacttagttcttttagaaacctttacaaatttaatttaagcaaataaccaaacgctaagaggtgatagaatttttctgacttcggattcgagctcaacacacaaaaaacctatagaaaagtatatcttgctttatgtaacaaaaaaaagtttaattttgttgaccagtgtaattttttaccgacttctaAAAATGAGGAGGTATtcatattcaattcgtctgtattttttttttttatgtttgttacctcataactttggactgagtgaaccaattttgataattctttttgtattggaaagctggtgcccgCAGTATGGTTCAGTTCATTCGTTCAGttctatagaaactatgagaaaaaccataaaacccagttttatggctatggaagtcggttttgttttttttataaaaatgattattagagaatgaatgaaatgaacTCATGGCTTCACGAAAACCAAGTGATTGAATAACTTTAGGTTTTAAAGGCAAAATTAATTTCTGGAAGTATTGtttcaaaacattttgaaaatattatttcctattaaaacaaaattgaaagacaaataatattttctaatttttaattgtttttttataatcaaattattcttaaaaatgtagatatgctaaataaatatttcatctaaaagaaaaactacaataaaagaaaataatctcAGCTAACTTCTACACTTTCGTCATTTTGAATTTCAGTGGTCCTTCAGGTGCATACATAAACGTAACAGCATATTCCAGAGGTTCATGTTTAAATTCCAACTTGTAGTTTCTTATAAGCTgtagaaacataaaaaaaatagttattaagGTTTTAAAAAATACCATCTTCAAAATCTTACTTTTGATAGTAAAATTTGCATTTCTAAATCAGCAAACCTCCGACCTAAGCACATGCGGGCACCATAGCCATATGGCAGTGAAGCAAATGGATGTAATTTTCCTTCACCTTGATTTGCCTTCAACCAACGTTCGGGTTTGAAAGTTCCCGCATCAGTAACATATTCTTCCATATTGCCAGTAACAATTGTTGGAAATACAGCTTGTACCTAAAGAAAATAGTAAAATCATTTCTATGATTCTGACTTCATGAAAATTAAGTAATCGTTACCCCTTTTGGAATTTGATAACCACATATCACAGTATCTTCCTGTAAAGTCCTTCCATTTCCAATTACCGTACTATAAACTCTGAAAACTTCTCGGataaaagcttttaaataatGCATTTGGTCTAAAAGTTGAATTGTTAAAGGTGTATCAGGATTGGGCAGTACTCTTCTAAGTTCTTCACGAACTTTTTCTTGTTCTTCAGGTCGAGTGGCCAATTGGTATAACATCGAACAAACTGCCATGGATATCTTAACCAAATATTCAAAAAGCATATTCGgagtttttgaaaagtgaaaataagaaaattcaaaaagttctaCCGTGTCAATTCCAACGAGAATCAAATCCAATGCCATAATTGTAGCGATTTTCTCGTCTTTTTCCGAAAGGATAACCTTTTCCAAAAGAGAAGGTTCTCCAGTTTGGGTGTAGCCCTCTGACTTCATACGATCGGTGGCACTTTTTATGTATTTCATACAAACTCTGAAGaagattttttatcaaaacaaacctctgttaaatgttttaaaCAACTTACTCAACAAAGAAATTCATATTATTCACATAACGCGTCCATAACGGTGTTGGAAAATATCTCCAAAATGGAGCTTTTAATTCTAAAGTTGCAACATTACGTAACGCATATTTGGCAGCATTGATAATTTGTTGAGGTTCTGAATCTTCAGAGAGGTTTGGTTCTAAACAACCTAAACGAGCATCAAGGGCAACACGTCCAATACCTGAAAAGTTTTGTTGGTCAAATTTTATAGTAACGCAATAAAGACCTGGgcctaatattttttcttacactCCAGAGACCATTTATGAATTTCATTATCAAAATCATCAGGCAGTTCAGAATTTTCATCAAGTAAAGTCTCACATCTTTTTAAGAAATCATTGGTAACTTCTTCCAATGGATCTAGATATCGACGGACTGTTGATAGCTGAAGGACTGGTTTTTGTACTCGTGATCGGAATTGGCGCCAAGGTTCTCCGTGACtgaaataaatttcatataGTTTAATAAGTTAAAAATTTGAAGGATTAAGATAACAATTTAAGAACATACACTCCAACAACTCCACCTAAATCTCCGAAGAAATCCTTCCGTACTACTGATTTGTATTTAACTAAACTTGGCATAGAGGGTCGGAATGGTGTTGGCCCTTCATTTCTGTAGcactgaaaatacaaaaaaaaaaatctatttttgtaaataaaatactataaaatgaaatgagaaaaataaataacaaaatatacaTAGCTATTTGAAATTGcgttattttaaaaagtgacacacttcatttccaaaaaataatgcgcgttatttaaaaaaaaagtggctcAAGTTACTTTCAAAAGTGACACGGGTCATTTTCACTAGAGACGAGCgttattttcaaaagtgacaagagtcattttcaaaagtgacgtgaatctttttcaaaattttagtggCATTATCTTGATAAAAGTAACGCTCGTAATTGTATAAAAGTGACTCGcgatattttttaaagtaattaaaatttaaaagtgaCCTACGTCATTTTCCAAAGTGACGCACtccattttcaaaaagtaaCGCGCTATATTTTCGAATTCAACTTATGTCGAAATgagaaaaatgaagaaaaaaacataactaTTTGAAATTGCGTTATTTTAAAAGTGATatgcattattttttaaagtgccattCGTCATTTTCAAAAGTGACACACTTCATTTCCAAAAAATGATGCgcgttattttttaaaaagtgactCAAGTTACTTTCAAAAGTGACACGGGTCATTTTCACAAGTGGCTAGCgttattttcaaaagtgacaAGTGtgatcattttcaaaatttgagttgcattattttgataaaagtgacgctcgcttttttcaaaaaagtgatcTGCGCTATTTTTAAAAGCAACAGTCGTCAATTTAAAAGTGACGCACGTCATTTTCAAAAGTGACGCATgtcattttcaaaaagtaacGCGCGTTGTTTTAAAAAGTGACTCAAGTTACATTTAAAAGtgacgtgggtcattttcacaAGAAGTGACAAGCgttattttcaaaagtgacgtgaatcttttttaaaatttgagttGCATTGATTTGATAAAAGTGACGCtcgttatttcaaaaaaattactcgcgatatttttaaaagtaacaCACGCCACAACACCCACGTTTAAAAGTGACGCACGTCATTTTCAGTTGTGACGCGCtccattttcaaaaagtaacgcgagttattttaaaaagttactCACATCACTTTCAAAAGTGAGGCACTTCATTTTCAAAAGGTGACGTGCGTCTTTTTCACAAGTGACTAGCGTTATTTCAAAAGTGACGCTAATCTTTTAAAAGTGACGCTCGTTACCTAGTTAATGATGTGAATAAACATTTCCTTCAAAAAAGGTTTGGGTGAAAACTAGCACTAAAAAACTTTAACGATCGCTGTCGGAATCTTTGCCGTTATTGTActgtgaatatattttttttttcagtgtagatagaaaaaaatttaatacccaACAATGTATGTAGCTTCCTATGTATATAaggaaaacattatttattcacTTGCAttccataaataaaattattcaattttatatattttaagtgAGAAATATTAAGTGCGTCTCTTAACTGTATATATCTTAATAGTTAGCATGCAGCCAATTCATCAGGGAAAACATGTTTTGCATAACAATAACTCTCCATCAGCTATTATCTACTcgaattttattcataaaaatgcCAGATGTATAACTCGGAGCTTAAAGAgtattttctttatatttttgcttttgGCATTGAACTTTCtaccaaatacaaaaaaaaaagaaaaacacaaataaattaaaaataattgggATTGGTCATGATATTTGATATTGAGAAGCTTTAGCTTTATCTTTGAATGAAATggatgaattttgtttaaagccTTTTTCAGgtcgcagaaaaaaaatgtttcatatgAACgcattattcaatatttttaagatttattttgcgTTTTTTGTCTGATACTGCAAGTTgttatgaaaaaagttattagatTGTGAACTTTTTACCTTTTCAATTTCATCAACGTCATAGATAAAGAGCAAATCTGGTCGGCCTATTAATCCGCTAAAACGTACTATTCGTCCATATCTCTCGTGTAAAAGTGATGAAATTTTGGCAACATCGGAAATAGTGTACTGTCCAATTATTGGcatcattctaaaaaaaaaaaaaacaaattattaagtTTTTGGGAATTTTGTTTAGTAGGTATTAATTTTCAAGttacaagtttgaaaaataaaatgataagaaattaatGGACTTTatgaattgtaaaaattaaaaacacatttcagGTAAAAGATAAAAGCAGAAAAACCttacagaaaaaattatatgtatttacatttcattgaaattctataaaacttttcttttcatcgaaaacaaaaatttcacacTTACTATCTAAATGAATGCGCTGCAAGTAACTGATGTTTACCTCAATCATATTCTAAAGAAGTATTAATAAGTCACATCGACTTAAGAGTCATTTATTGCATAATTGAATTATTCAACGTGTGTATACgagtatttaaaaaagaaaataataggGGTATTAATGCAACTATGTAAACACTGGGTAGAGTAAGGTCGGTGAATATGGACCAGCAACCATATTTTTGCTAATAAAACCGATAAATTTAACGTTTTACCATTCttatgaataattaaaaaattcactttacgaataataaaaaataaaataataaaaaatgcactttataaaaaaattaaaaaaaaaatattattgaagaaactcaaaaaccttaaaaataaaaagtaggaGGTACCTAATTTGGACCACTTAGAATTTTCTCAGAAGAAGGTGGGAAAACTAACTTAAAGTTAACTAAACTTCCAGTATCggggtttttaattttgtataaaattaatgaacgtaGTTTTTCGCTTTAAAAAGCCACAACATTTGGATCTAACCATCTCCATCGCTCTTTTTATAGCCTACGGATCTCAAGTTTTCCGTTTcgtatattttcttttgttttcaaactcATAGCGTGAAGTTAAATAGAAATATGGTTATTAATATAACTGCGGTAGTATGAACTAATATAACCCATAAATCCCATAAAATAATCCATAAAGCCCATGGTGGTCCATAATTCCCACAGTAtacattgtttaaaaataaatttatttaaaaaggagTCGGTAATGTTTAGAAGAACTGTCCTACTTTGAAATAAAAGCAACATATTGGTGGTCCATATTAGACGCATGGTCCATATACGCCATCCTTCTCTAATCTTGGTAAAATAGTGGGTAAATAAGTAGTAAACCAACTGTCAAATCCATATTACGCATTTACCACTTTACCACTTTAACCCAGAGTTGCTTCgagatttcaaaaaattaaacgcagagttcaaaaataaaaaattcatgaaaatcAGTCAACCTTTTTTCTACCATTAATATAAGTTATGGCCCAAAAAAatgtccatttttttaatttcatttttcttgaaaaaaaaaagtacaaattatgGAAGAAAAACCATACCTATTGAGTtataaatttaacaatatttacttttacaggtttgaaacccaaatttggattAAATTGTTTGCAAATCACGGTAACACTGTGGTTTATCTTGTTAATGCAgtggtatttaaatttttaaagcagATTTATGGTAACTCAAAGAAATAAACTAcctattaattaaaattaatttttttgtgatttaacttcataggagacttaCATTGTTcctatattttcaaaaaggaatATCAGAGAGCGTTATTATACATAATGTATGATTTTACAGATATaactgaaatttgcagtaaagtaacgcagttgtttggttttgatcactttgtgtttaaactgtcataaatatagaaatatcattccaaacatATCTCCTCTtagttaaaatttcaaataaaataaatcaaatgcattataaaaaaaaaaaacatgtgagtatattttttgaatgcacttgtacaaaaagaatgatttttttcttttgctataaATACTCTTCAATCTTTATCACCTCGTCGTCATCGTTCGTCTCGCATTTGAATGCTAACTAGATTgtcaacaacaaacaaaaacgttAAGTGTCCAAATGACACTCATGTCCGTTTCACTGTCAGGGACACTATGCTCATTCAATGGCAATTTACACAATTAATTTGTCAAGGCCATTTGCGAATGATGGATTCGATTGTTGGTACTAGTAATAGGAATAGCAACGGATAAAAAGTGTGAGTAACTTATCTAGGTAATTAAATGGTACATTACAACATGTAAAATGTAAGATACCTAATCGGACTTGGAGAAAAAGCAAGTTATGCTGGGTATTTTAGAAAAGTCATTAGGATTTAGGAATAACAAAATgctaatggatttttttttcttttcattcacTTGTTCCTACTGTTTATCTAACCACAAACATGAATAACTTAAATTTGTTGGTTTTGGAAGATCTGTTGGCCCAGCCCACTTACACAAAAATTATTTGCCTATTGGCTTTAACTTATGTTTGTAAAATGTACATTATACAAGTCCCCGAACCGAAATGGTAAGGATCacccaaacgaaaaaaaaaaatttacataccaaaacagtcgaaacattcataaaaattttgattttttttcttttttaattgtatattttttttttggttgagatAGGCATAAACACtgctctaaagaaaaaaaaatgattaaatttccttcaaaatgctgggctcactaaattttttaattgaaattgcccttacaataatccatcttactaatttaataataatgacttttcagtgaagtagaaaattttgaaaagtaaaaaaagtttttatatttttgtttaactttgacctcgattatctttcaaatggttagataaataaaaaaagttaataaga
Proteins encoded in this region:
- the LOC129907202 gene encoding probable cytochrome P450 301a1, mitochondrial, translating into MRSSPIFNKTKCLLSTTFPEISLVSQQRQRSTTCPHAATATSASSATDVSSSKEWENALPYNEVPGPKPLPILGNTWRMMPIIGQYTISDVAKISSLLHERYGRIVRFSGLIGRPDLLFIYDVDEIEKCYRNEGPTPFRPSMPSLVKYKSVVRKDFFGDLGGVVGVHGEPWRQFRSRVQKPVLQLSTVRRYLDPLEEVTNDFLKRCETLLDENSELPDDFDNEIHKWSLECIGRVALDARLGCLEPNLSEDSEPQQIINAAKYALRNVATLELKAPFWRYFPTPLWTRYVNNMNFFVEVCMKYIKSATDRMKSEGYTQTGEPSLLEKVILSEKDEKIATIMALDLILVGIDTISMAVCSMLYQLATRPEEQEKVREELRRVLPNPDTPLTIQLLDQMHYLKAFIREVFRVYSTVIGNGRTLQEDTVICGYQIPKGVQAVFPTIVTGNMEEYVTDAGTFKPERWLKANQGEGKLHPFASLPYGYGARMCLGRRFADLEMQILLSKLIRNYKLEFKHEPLEYAVTFMYAPEGPLKFKMTKV